A single genomic interval of Dehalococcoidia bacterium harbors:
- a CDS encoding NAD(+) synthase: MHHRFYSLYSHGFIRVAVCVPSVRVADPAYNLQHTLALARRASEKHAAVALFPEMGISAYSNDDLFHQDALLEATLSVLEKLVSESRELAPVLLVGAPLRLEEKLFNCAIAIYRGKVLGIAPKTYIPNYREFYEKRQFTSARDAIRKEVNFLGQSVPFGTDLIFEAANMPGFSLYAEICEDLWTPIPPSTYGALAGATVLANLSASNITVGKTDYRRLLCASQSAKCLAAYLYSAAGPGESTTDLAWDGLALIYENSRKLAESARFAREEQLITADIDIERLVQERMRLTSFNDSVGENRQRLSAMRRISFEFQFPEEDVSLNRSVERFPFVPGDPSVMDKRCYEIYSIQVQGLMKRLTASGIQRVVIGVSGGLDSTQALLVSAGTMDAMGLSRSNILAYTLPGFATSKITKGNAQSLMKALGVTAGEIDISPSCMQMFRDIGHPYATGEKQYDITFENVQAGERTSHLFRLANLHHALVVGTGDLSELALGWATYGVGDHMSHYNVNASVPKTLIQHLIRWVTTTGRFDPKTNAVLESILNTEISPELIPDQEDNAERPAQSTESQIGPYELQDFNLYYITRFGFRPSKVAYLAHHAWRDKALGGWPEFIPMEKRHQYDLPEIKKWLEVFVYRFFKTSQFKRSALPNGPKVGSGGSLSPRGDWRAPSDSEATVWLEELKNNVPG, from the coding sequence ATGCACCATCGATTCTATTCGCTCTATTCTCACGGGTTCATCCGGGTAGCGGTGTGCGTTCCCTCCGTGCGTGTGGCCGACCCGGCCTACAATCTGCAGCATACCCTCGCTCTGGCTCGGCGCGCTTCGGAAAAGCACGCCGCCGTGGCCCTCTTTCCGGAGATGGGAATCTCCGCCTATTCCAACGACGACCTTTTCCACCAGGATGCCCTTTTGGAGGCAACCCTCTCGGTGCTGGAGAAGTTGGTGAGTGAAAGCCGAGAGCTCGCACCCGTATTGCTCGTCGGCGCGCCACTGCGACTGGAGGAGAAGCTTTTCAACTGCGCCATTGCGATCTACCGGGGCAAAGTCCTCGGCATTGCCCCCAAGACGTATATCCCGAACTACCGCGAATTCTATGAGAAGCGCCAGTTCACCTCCGCCCGCGACGCCATTCGGAAGGAAGTGAATTTTCTGGGCCAATCTGTTCCTTTCGGCACCGACCTGATCTTCGAGGCGGCCAACATGCCCGGCTTTTCTCTTTACGCGGAGATATGCGAAGACCTCTGGACGCCCATCCCACCGAGCACCTACGGCGCTCTGGCTGGGGCAACCGTGCTGGCCAATCTCTCCGCGAGCAACATCACTGTGGGCAAGACCGATTACCGCCGACTCCTCTGCGCCTCGCAATCCGCCAAGTGCCTGGCCGCCTACCTTTATTCAGCTGCCGGTCCGGGGGAATCGACCACCGACCTGGCTTGGGATGGGCTGGCCCTGATCTATGAGAATTCCCGCAAGCTGGCCGAATCTGCGCGCTTTGCCAGAGAAGAGCAGCTGATCACTGCTGATATCGACATAGAGCGTCTGGTTCAGGAACGGATGCGGCTGACCAGCTTCAACGATTCGGTCGGAGAGAACCGGCAGCGGCTCTCTGCCATGCGCCGGATTTCCTTTGAGTTCCAGTTCCCCGAAGAGGATGTCTCCCTGAATCGCAGCGTGGAGCGTTTTCCTTTTGTCCCCGGCGATCCCTCGGTGATGGACAAGCGCTGCTACGAAATCTACAGCATCCAGGTTCAAGGCTTGATGAAGCGTCTGACGGCCTCTGGCATTCAGAGGGTAGTCATTGGGGTTTCCGGCGGGCTCGATTCCACCCAGGCTCTGCTGGTTTCAGCCGGGACCATGGATGCGATGGGGCTTTCCCGCAGCAACATCCTCGCCTATACCCTGCCCGGATTCGCCACCAGCAAGATCACCAAAGGCAATGCCCAGTCCCTGATGAAGGCGCTCGGCGTGACAGCCGGCGAGATCGATATCTCCCCTTCGTGCATGCAGATGTTCCGCGATATCGGGCATCCCTATGCCACAGGCGAGAAACAGTATGACATCACGTTCGAGAACGTCCAAGCGGGTGAGAGGACTTCTCATCTCTTCCGGCTGGCCAATCTGCATCATGCCCTGGTGGTCGGAACCGGCGACCTGAGCGAACTCGCTCTGGGGTGGGCCACCTATGGCGTCGGCGATCACATGTCACATTACAACGTCAATGCCTCAGTACCCAAGACGTTGATTCAGCACCTCATCCGATGGGTGACGACCACGGGTCGATTCGATCCCAAGACCAACGCCGTGCTGGAATCCATCCTCAACACCGAAATCTCTCCCGAGCTCATCCCAGATCAAGAGGATAACGCCGAGAGGCCTGCCCAGAGCACGGAATCGCAGATCGGCCCCTACGAGCTTCAGGATTTCAATCTCTACTACATCACCCGCTTCGGATTCCGGCCCAGCAAGGTGGCCTATCTGGCGCATCACGCCTGGAGGGATAAGGCCCTTGGAGGCTGGCCGGAGTTTATCCCGATGGAGAAACGCCACCAGTACGACCTGCCTGAGATCAAGAAATGGCTGGAGGTCTTCGTGTATCGCTTCTTCAAGACCAGCCAGTTCAAGCGGTCGGCGCTACCCAATGGCCCCAAGGTGGGATCGGGCGGCTCTCTCTCCCCCCGCGGTGACTGGCGCGCCCCCAGCGACTCCGAGGCCACGGTGTGGCTGGAGGAGTTGAAAAACAACGTGCCAGGGTAG
- the carB gene encoding carbamoyl-phosphate synthase large subunit, with protein sequence MQQVKKVLVIGSGPIIIGQAAEFDYSGTQACRSLREEGITTVLVNSNPATIMTDEGIADIVYIEPLTVEVIERIIKRERPDGLLPTLGGQTGLNLAIELADAGILDKYGVLVLGTPIATIRKAEDRDLFKHMLLEIGEPVPQSVTVRNMDEAREAARVIGFPIVIRPAYTLGGTGGGIAGNQAQFEEITAGGLAASPIHQVLLEKCLTGWKEIEYEVMRDGANNCIIICNMENIDPMGIHTGDSIVVAPSQTLTDKEYQMLRSASIRIIRALGIEGGCNVQFALEPNPIVASRQPDESPYYVIEVNPRVSRSSALASKATGYPIARVAAKIAAGKRLDEIANKVTGKTTAAFEPALDYCVVKIPRWPFDKFAMGDRILGTQMKSTGETMAIDRTFEAAFQKAIRSLEFDKRTILWEDPRWKDGQFGFEPTDQRLWAIMAALRRGMTTENICRRTGIDPWFLNKFQNLAEMGKRLLSEKLTPELLREAKRMGFPDGVIGTLADRLPEQVRALRHQWNILPVYKMVDTCAAEFAAETPYFYSTYEQENEAEPLGGEKAVVIGSGPIRIGQGIEFDYCSIHSAWALQEAGIGSIMVNSNPETVSTDFDISDRLYFEPLDEESLRDILENEIGDSGNAPPCIVQFGGQTAINLAEPLTRSGITLLGSSSDAIDIASDRGRFGDFLSRLGIPQPPGAAVRTVEEALNVAEAIGYPVLVRPSYVLGGRAMEIVHSPTEIHRFMKFAAELDERKVVLVDKYFEGKEVEVDAICDGEAVLIPGVMEQIERAGVHSGDSMAVYPGINLTKKEVDTIVEYTTTIGLHLGIRGLMNIQYVIMPGENGSEVFVIEVNPRASRTVPFISKVTGVPMVKVATNVMLGKSLAQQGYKGGLWKRQKLVGIKAPVFSMAKLPGVDTYLGPEMKSTGEILGIDYDFAGAFAKALIAAGLSLPSEGSILLSIADRDKPSAIPIIRKLAQINYRIYATEGTAAFIADMGIPVTRITKKLFEGHPNVLDVIRDGTVDGVINTASGARVPLRDGFYIRRAAVERRIPCFTSIDAARAAVDALGRKGQQFNVLPLREYLHPNG encoded by the coding sequence ATGCAGCAGGTTAAGAAAGTCTTGGTCATCGGTTCGGGGCCGATCATCATCGGGCAGGCGGCGGAGTTCGACTACTCCGGCACTCAGGCATGCCGGTCTCTGCGCGAAGAAGGGATCACCACTGTTCTGGTGAACTCCAATCCGGCCACCATCATGACCGATGAGGGCATCGCCGATATCGTTTACATTGAACCGCTAACGGTAGAAGTCATCGAGAGGATCATCAAGAGGGAACGCCCCGATGGCCTTCTGCCGACACTCGGCGGCCAGACCGGACTCAATCTGGCGATCGAGCTGGCCGATGCCGGAATCCTGGATAAGTACGGTGTTCTAGTGCTGGGGACCCCCATCGCCACCATCCGCAAGGCCGAAGACAGAGACCTTTTCAAGCACATGCTCCTGGAGATCGGGGAGCCCGTGCCGCAGAGCGTCACGGTGAGGAACATGGATGAGGCCAGAGAAGCCGCCAGGGTGATCGGGTTTCCCATAGTGATTCGCCCTGCCTACACTCTCGGAGGCACCGGCGGAGGTATTGCCGGAAACCAGGCCCAATTCGAAGAGATCACCGCCGGAGGCTTGGCCGCCAGCCCGATCCATCAGGTTTTGCTGGAGAAGTGCCTCACCGGTTGGAAAGAGATCGAGTACGAGGTGATGCGCGATGGTGCCAACAATTGCATCATCATCTGCAATATGGAGAACATCGACCCGATGGGCATCCACACCGGCGACAGCATTGTGGTGGCCCCAAGCCAGACTCTGACGGATAAGGAATACCAGATGCTGCGTTCGGCCAGCATCCGGATCATTCGGGCACTGGGAATTGAAGGCGGCTGCAATGTCCAATTTGCGCTGGAGCCCAATCCGATCGTTGCCTCGCGCCAACCGGATGAGAGTCCCTATTATGTCATCGAGGTCAATCCGCGCGTCAGTCGAAGCTCGGCGCTAGCCAGCAAAGCCACCGGCTATCCGATTGCACGGGTGGCGGCCAAGATCGCTGCAGGGAAACGGCTCGACGAGATCGCCAACAAAGTCACCGGCAAGACGACCGCAGCCTTCGAACCGGCGCTGGACTACTGCGTGGTCAAAATCCCTCGCTGGCCTTTCGATAAGTTCGCCATGGGGGATCGGATTCTGGGCACGCAAATGAAGTCGACCGGCGAGACCATGGCCATCGACCGCACCTTCGAGGCCGCCTTCCAGAAGGCCATCCGCTCTCTGGAATTCGACAAGCGGACGATCCTCTGGGAAGACCCCCGATGGAAAGACGGACAATTCGGATTTGAGCCCACCGACCAGCGCCTGTGGGCGATCATGGCCGCTCTCCGGCGGGGAATGACTACTGAAAACATTTGCCGGCGCACCGGCATCGACCCCTGGTTTCTGAATAAATTTCAAAACCTGGCGGAGATGGGAAAGCGTCTCCTTTCGGAAAAATTGACGCCAGAGCTGCTTCGAGAAGCCAAAAGGATGGGCTTCCCTGATGGAGTCATCGGCACGCTGGCCGACAGGTTGCCGGAGCAGGTGAGGGCATTGCGGCATCAATGGAACATTCTTCCGGTTTACAAGATGGTGGATACGTGCGCCGCCGAGTTTGCCGCTGAAACCCCTTATTTCTACAGCACTTACGAACAGGAAAATGAAGCCGAACCGCTTGGCGGAGAGAAGGCGGTGGTGATCGGCAGCGGGCCAATCCGCATCGGGCAGGGCATCGAGTTCGATTATTGCAGCATCCATTCGGCGTGGGCGCTTCAGGAAGCAGGCATCGGCAGCATCATGGTCAATTCGAACCCGGAGACCGTCTCCACCGATTTCGATATCAGCGACCGCCTTTACTTTGAGCCGCTCGATGAGGAAAGCCTGCGGGATATTCTGGAGAACGAGATCGGAGATTCCGGGAACGCGCCACCGTGCATCGTTCAATTCGGCGGGCAAACGGCCATCAACCTGGCCGAACCTCTCACTCGAAGCGGAATAACCCTTCTGGGCTCCAGTTCGGACGCCATTGACATCGCTTCAGACCGAGGCCGCTTCGGAGACTTCCTCTCTCGCCTGGGAATCCCTCAGCCGCCCGGCGCAGCGGTGAGAACGGTTGAGGAGGCTCTAAACGTCGCTGAGGCGATCGGCTATCCGGTTCTGGTCAGGCCAAGCTACGTCTTAGGCGGCCGGGCGATGGAGATCGTTCACAGTCCCACCGAAATCCACCGATTCATGAAATTCGCCGCCGAGCTGGATGAGCGCAAAGTGGTGCTCGTCGATAAGTATTTCGAAGGCAAAGAGGTAGAGGTCGATGCGATCTGCGATGGCGAGGCAGTTCTCATTCCCGGGGTGATGGAGCAAATCGAGCGAGCAGGGGTGCACAGCGGCGATTCGATGGCGGTCTATCCGGGGATCAATCTCACCAAAAAGGAAGTGGACACTATCGTCGAATACACCACTACCATCGGCCTTCATCTGGGCATCAGGGGGCTGATGAATATCCAGTATGTGATCATGCCCGGAGAAAATGGTTCCGAGGTTTTTGTGATTGAAGTGAACCCTCGGGCCAGCCGCACTGTGCCCTTCATTTCCAAGGTCACCGGCGTGCCGATGGTCAAGGTGGCGACCAATGTGATGCTGGGGAAAAGCCTGGCGCAACAGGGATACAAAGGCGGCCTGTGGAAAAGGCAGAAGCTGGTGGGAATCAAAGCGCCGGTGTTTTCCATGGCCAAGTTACCCGGCGTGGATACCTACCTGGGGCCGGAGATGAAATCCACTGGTGAGATTCTAGGGATCGACTATGATTTTGCGGGCGCATTTGCCAAGGCGCTGATAGCTGCCGGACTCTCTCTTCCCTCCGAGGGGTCCATACTGCTGAGCATCGCCGATCGGGATAAGCCCAGCGCCATACCCATCATCCGGAAACTGGCCCAGATCAATTACCGAATCTATGCCACTGAGGGCACGGCAGCATTCATTGCGGATATGGGGATTCCAGTGACGAGGATCACCAAAAAGCTGTTTGAAGGCCACCCCAACGTCTTGGATGTAATCCGGGATGGGACGGTGGATGGGGTGATCAATACTGCATCAGGCGCTAGAGTTCCACTTCGCGATGGTTTCTATATCCGGCGCGCTGCCGTGGAACGCCGAATTCCCTGCTTCACCTCGATCGATGCCGCCAGGGCGGCGGTGGATGCGCTGGGGCGCAAAGGGCAGCAGTTCAACGTCCTGCCGCTGCGGGAGTACCTGCACCCGAATGGCTAG
- a CDS encoding NADH:flavin oxidoreductase gives MAALFEKTCIKNMELKNRLVRSATHEGMSDLNGFPEKALFKLYERLAKGGVGLIITGYAFVSRDGNSPSKGMQGIDREEHISAYRELTDHVHQNGAKIAMQVAHCGRQTTYDAIGTQPIGPSPVRDKSLFVTPREMTEEDIERIIEAFGQASRRAKESGFDAVQIHGAHGYLINQFLSPYTNRRKDQWGGSIENRMRFVSEIYHQCRKQVGEEFPILIKINGYDTMKGGLRLDESMEMARMMGKMGFDGIEVSCGIDEDNFSTLRGDLPVEAMLDDWDIYRKKNPVYRTLMRLLGRKIVKPLPFVEAYNLESAKAIKGKVDIPVFLVGGLINPGTMEAVIEREDADYISLSRALIVDVGFPEKIRMGSREPSRCIHCNLCIGYVTKRPLRCYHGKRINKKERPKPLQDS, from the coding sequence ATGGCAGCACTTTTTGAAAAGACCTGCATCAAAAACATGGAGCTGAAAAACAGGCTGGTTCGGTCGGCGACTCATGAGGGGATGTCCGACCTAAACGGATTTCCTGAAAAAGCGCTCTTTAAGCTCTATGAAAGGCTGGCAAAAGGGGGCGTCGGCCTGATCATAACCGGATATGCCTTTGTCTCTCGTGACGGAAACAGCCCCTCCAAAGGGATGCAAGGCATCGACCGCGAGGAGCACATATCGGCATATCGCGAACTGACCGATCACGTTCACCAGAACGGCGCCAAGATTGCGATGCAGGTTGCCCATTGCGGGAGGCAGACAACCTATGATGCTATCGGCACGCAACCTATCGGCCCCTCACCCGTAAGAGACAAGTCTCTATTTGTTACGCCAAGGGAGATGACCGAGGAAGACATCGAAAGAATCATCGAGGCGTTTGGCCAAGCATCGAGGAGGGCCAAAGAGAGCGGTTTTGATGCCGTGCAAATCCATGGCGCTCATGGCTACCTCATCAATCAATTCCTCTCTCCGTATACCAACAGGAGAAAAGACCAGTGGGGCGGGTCCATTGAGAATCGAATGCGCTTTGTCAGCGAGATATACCACCAATGCCGCAAACAGGTGGGCGAGGAGTTCCCTATCCTCATAAAAATCAACGGATATGACACGATGAAAGGCGGCCTGAGATTGGATGAAAGCATGGAGATGGCCCGGATGATGGGTAAAATGGGGTTTGACGGGATTGAGGTCAGCTGCGGAATCGACGAAGACAATTTCTCCACACTGAGAGGGGATCTGCCCGTGGAAGCCATGCTTGATGATTGGGATATCTACCGAAAAAAGAATCCGGTCTATCGCACGCTAATGAGGCTCCTGGGAAGGAAAATCGTCAAGCCTCTTCCCTTTGTTGAGGCTTACAATCTGGAGAGCGCCAAGGCCATCAAAGGCAAGGTGGATATTCCCGTATTCCTTGTCGGCGGGCTCATAAATCCCGGGACAATGGAAGCAGTTATCGAGAGGGAGGACGCCGATTATATTTCACTTTCCCGAGCCCTTATAGTGGACGTGGGATTTCCAGAGAAGATTCGTATGGGAAGCCGTGAGCCTTCAAGGTGCATCCATTGTAATCTCTGTATCGGATACGTGACCAAGAGGCCGTTGCGTTGTTACCACGGGAAAAGAATAAACAAAAAAGAACGGCCGAAACCTCTTCAAGATTCGTAG
- a CDS encoding pyruvate formate lyase family protein, producing the protein MSHSTLNDLSLRGILLDNLPRLKELRQRHFASNPEICTELPRWMTRYMKSVDNPEDSPELRAGKRLKYMLENKRPLIPDENLLAGTTTTRPVGVVLYPDFLNALSIWPELETIHRRKKNPYRITREEIKELNFEIFPYWMDRTVAEVSRKIHHNPVCHQVMERIVFFVASKAVCISHTIPDFSAVVERGLKAVRNEAEAKEKALGSAVENRQKTDFYQAVRMAIDGVLSYAQNLSREAGRMAEAEIDASRKRELEALRDICARVPGEKPQTFREALNAVWVCWIALHQENANVGLSLGRLDQTLYELYRNDIDSGNLTPAGAVELIGCFWLKIADHVPVVPETGEALFGGTGSNQAITLGGVDMQGNDAVNDLTYVMLRATEILGLRDPNVNCRYYPGVNPPEYLRRLCEVNVNTGATPCFHNDVSVIESLMGQGVTLEHARDYASVGCVEPASNGRTFGHSGAILMNLTSPLEMALFQGKHRLTEDEQIGPVTPALDVITSFEEFKQAFEIQMGWLIEQAVTLNNDFGKVHQMIHPTPLLSAMTEGCLQNDKDVVEGGATYNSSGVAIIGLSEVVDSLTAIQEFVFNKKSVTLSEMVKAINENWEGSHQKLHKMVKTSTEKFGTDSRLAKENADYILDFLYREFQSKQNYRGGKYTVGYWTMTYHAGFALLTGALPSGRVKGEPLPSGITPVSGSAPELTPCLNFVAGLDHTKITNGHALNLKYTPSENRELTITKFAQSVEAYMRTGGLQVQFNIISRETLEDARNNPANYPDLLVRVSGYTAYFVDLNPTMQGEIITRAEYNLEKGREVIFP; encoded by the coding sequence ATGAGCCATTCCACGCTGAATGATCTGAGCCTGAGGGGAATTCTGCTGGATAATCTCCCGCGGCTGAAGGAGCTGCGCCAGCGACACTTCGCCAGCAATCCAGAAATCTGCACCGAACTCCCCCGGTGGATGACGCGCTACATGAAATCTGTGGATAATCCGGAGGATTCGCCGGAATTGCGGGCTGGCAAGCGCCTCAAGTACATGCTGGAAAACAAGCGTCCGCTGATCCCAGATGAAAATTTGCTTGCCGGCACCACTACTACCAGACCCGTTGGCGTGGTGCTTTACCCCGATTTTCTCAATGCCCTCTCCATCTGGCCGGAACTGGAGACCATTCACAGGAGAAAAAAGAACCCTTACCGAATCACCAGAGAGGAAATCAAGGAGCTGAATTTCGAGATATTTCCCTACTGGATGGACCGGACGGTGGCCGAGGTTTCCCGGAAGATTCACCACAATCCGGTTTGCCACCAAGTGATGGAGCGGATCGTCTTCTTTGTGGCGAGCAAGGCCGTCTGTATCTCTCATACCATCCCCGATTTCTCCGCGGTTGTTGAGCGGGGGTTGAAGGCGGTGAGAAACGAGGCCGAGGCGAAAGAGAAGGCTCTGGGGAGTGCGGTGGAGAATCGGCAGAAGACCGACTTCTATCAGGCGGTCCGGATGGCCATCGATGGCGTTCTCTCCTATGCTCAGAATTTGAGCCGGGAAGCCGGTCGGATGGCCGAAGCGGAGATCGATGCCAGCCGGAAACGGGAGTTGGAAGCCCTGCGCGATATTTGCGCCAGAGTCCCGGGAGAGAAACCGCAAACTTTCCGGGAGGCCCTGAATGCCGTTTGGGTCTGCTGGATCGCCCTTCATCAGGAGAATGCCAACGTGGGGTTGAGCCTGGGCAGGTTGGACCAGACTCTCTATGAGCTGTATCGGAACGATATCGATAGCGGAAACCTGACCCCTGCCGGGGCTGTTGAACTGATAGGCTGTTTCTGGTTGAAGATCGCCGATCACGTTCCGGTGGTTCCAGAGACGGGCGAAGCGCTTTTCGGGGGGACAGGATCCAATCAGGCCATTACCCTGGGTGGTGTGGATATGCAGGGTAACGATGCTGTAAATGATCTCACCTATGTGATGCTGAGAGCCACCGAGATTCTCGGGCTGCGCGATCCGAACGTCAACTGCCGATACTATCCGGGGGTCAATCCGCCGGAGTATTTGCGACGCCTGTGCGAAGTCAATGTCAATACCGGGGCAACGCCATGCTTTCACAACGATGTCTCGGTGATCGAATCTCTGATGGGGCAGGGGGTAACCCTGGAGCATGCGCGGGACTATGCTTCGGTCGGCTGCGTGGAGCCCGCCAGCAACGGGCGCACTTTCGGCCACTCCGGCGCCATTTTGATGAATCTCACCTCGCCTCTGGAGATGGCGCTCTTCCAGGGGAAACACCGGTTGACGGAAGATGAGCAGATCGGCCCGGTCACCCCGGCGCTCGATGTGATAACGTCTTTTGAGGAATTCAAGCAGGCTTTCGAGATTCAGATGGGCTGGCTCATCGAGCAGGCGGTGACGCTGAACAACGATTTTGGCAAAGTGCATCAGATGATTCATCCCACTCCCCTCCTCTCCGCCATGACGGAAGGATGTCTTCAAAATGACAAAGATGTGGTCGAAGGAGGGGCTACCTATAATTCTTCCGGGGTAGCCATCATCGGGCTTTCGGAAGTGGTGGATTCTCTCACTGCCATTCAGGAGTTCGTGTTCAATAAGAAGTCCGTAACGCTTTCGGAGATGGTCAAGGCAATCAACGAGAACTGGGAAGGTTCGCATCAGAAACTTCACAAGATGGTGAAGACCTCAACGGAGAAATTCGGCACCGACAGCCGGTTGGCCAAAGAGAATGCTGATTATATACTGGACTTTCTATACCGGGAGTTTCAGAGCAAACAGAACTATCGGGGCGGCAAATACACCGTTGGCTACTGGACGATGACCTACCACGCCGGATTTGCGCTGCTCACCGGCGCGCTTCCAAGCGGCCGGGTGAAGGGAGAGCCTCTGCCCAGCGGTATCACGCCGGTTTCGGGGTCGGCGCCGGAGCTGACGCCCTGCCTGAATTTCGTAGCCGGTCTGGATCACACCAAAATCACCAACGGTCACGCCTTGAATCTAAAATACACGCCATCTGAAAACCGAGAGCTCACCATCACCAAATTTGCCCAAAGCGTGGAAGCCTATATGCGGACAGGCGGCCTGCAGGTTCAGTTCAATATCATCAGCCGGGAGACTCTGGAAGACGCCAGAAACAATCCGGCCAACTATCCAGACTTGCTGGTCAGGGTATCCGGATATACGGCGTATTTCGTGGACCTGAATCCGACCATGCAGGGTGAAATTATCACCAGAGCGGAGTATAATCTGGAAAAAGGCAGAGAGGTTATCTTTCCATAG
- a CDS encoding TM2 domain-containing protein, giving the protein MKTYPAAQIESSVSPSSRLAVTLLAAFAGTLGIHRFYLRKIGTGVLMLVTCGGLGVWALIDFVMAICGEMKDKDGLPITKW; this is encoded by the coding sequence ATGAAAACGTATCCAGCGGCGCAAATCGAGTCCTCTGTCTCACCAAGTTCCAGACTCGCGGTAACTCTACTGGCTGCATTTGCGGGAACATTGGGCATCCATCGATTTTACCTTCGGAAGATCGGGACTGGAGTCTTGATGCTGGTTACCTGCGGTGGTCTGGGGGTTTGGGCTCTGATCGATTTCGTTATGGCGATCTGTGGTGAAATGAAAGACAAGGATGGCCTGCCCATTACCAAATGGTAG
- a CDS encoding type II toxin-antitoxin system PemK/MazF family toxin produces the protein MKPYIPEKGDFITVTFDPQSGHEQKGRRPALVVSNTLFNQHTGLAIVCPLTNTDRGFPFHIAVADEPKVSGFIMVEQVKSIDFQARQAKRIGKASDGVLEEVLSILDACIY, from the coding sequence ATGAAGCCCTACATTCCAGAGAAAGGCGACTTCATCACCGTAACCTTTGACCCTCAATCGGGCCATGAACAGAAAGGCCGCCGACCGGCCCTGGTGGTGAGCAATACCCTTTTCAACCAGCATACAGGTCTGGCCATCGTTTGTCCCCTGACGAATACGGATCGGGGATTCCCTTTCCACATCGCCGTTGCGGATGAGCCGAAAGTCAGCGGATTCATCATGGTGGAGCAGGTCAAATCGATCGATTTTCAGGCGCGTCAGGCCAAGCGTATCGGAAAGGCTTCGGATGGCGTGCTGGAAGAGGTTCTTTCCATTCTCGATGCCTGCATCTATTGA
- a CDS encoding AbrB/MazE/SpoVT family DNA-binding domain-containing protein, with amino-acid sequence MVTKVQKWGNSQGLRLSRQVLEDAHISVGDDVDVAVRDGAIIISPAKPKRSRYNLEELVSRIPPDYAAGEVDWGKPVGKEAW; translated from the coding sequence ATGGTCACCAAGGTTCAGAAATGGGGCAACAGCCAGGGGCTCCGCCTTTCCAGACAGGTGTTGGAGGATGCGCACATTTCCGTTGGGGATGACGTTGATGTGGCTGTGCGGGATGGAGCCATCATTATCTCCCCCGCAAAGCCCAAACGCAGCAGGTATAACCTTGAGGAACTGGTATCCCGCATTCCTCCAGACTACGCAGCCGGTGAAGTCGATTGGGGCAAACCGGTCGGCAAAGAGGCGTGGTGA